A stretch of the Lolium perenne isolate Kyuss_39 chromosome 3, Kyuss_2.0, whole genome shotgun sequence genome encodes the following:
- the LOC127346226 gene encoding probable E3 ubiquitin-protein ligase RHC2A has product MDRPSPTAPPPSYWCYSCDRFVWPAADDEGNPAGVVCPACHGGFLEEMDAPPPPRRAPAYLRRRNADPVTAAAAAAPLHRSRRVPPSGDRASPYNPVIVLRRSAASPPPPADDAAAATSSFELFYDDGAGSGLRPLPDSMSDFLMGSGFERLLDQLAQIEAGGPLGAARPYDNPPASKAAVESMPTVLVAARHVGADSHDCAVCKDAFQLGAQAREMPCGHMYHHDCILPWLALRNSCPVCRHELPTELAPSESDQGSNTGAEAGSEEETTVGLTIWRLPGGGFAVGRFAGGGRRAGDRDLPVVYTEVDGGFNNGAAPRRISWSSRGNHSSSQRGPFIRRVFHSMFACFGHAHSTSARASSSRSEWSSVFTRGLRSRSTSWTSQDAIARKKIFRCNCCRVLCSPDCLIMVRALSKSCH; this is encoded by the exons ATGGATCGCCCCTCACCAACCGCGCCGCCCCCGTCCTACTGGTGCTACAGCTGCGACCGCTTCGTCTGGCCCgccgccgacgacgagggcaacCCCGCCGGGGTCGTCTGTCCCGCCTGCCACGGCGGATTCCTCGAGGAGATggacgccccgccgccgccgcgcaggGCCCCCGCCTACCTCCGCCGCCGCAACGCCGATCCGgtcaccgccgccgctgccgctgccccACTCCACCGAAGCCGCCGCGTACCACCATCCGGGGACCGCGCGTCGCCCTACAACCCGGTCATCGTGCTCCGCCGCTCAGCGGCCTCCCCTCCTCCACCCGctgacgacgccgccgccgccaccagcaGCTTCGAGCTCTTCTACGACGACGGCGCGGGCTCCGGGCTGCGCCCGCTGCCCGACAGCATGTCCGACTTCCTCATGGGCTCCGGCTTCGAGCGCCTCCTGGACCAGCTCGCCCAGATCGAGGCCGGAGGACCGCTCGGCGCCGCACGCCCCTACGACAACCCGCCGGCCTCCAAGGCCGCCGTCGAGTCCATGCCCACCGTCCTCGTCGCCGCGCGCCACGTCGGGGCCGACTCCCACGACTGCGCCGTCTGCAAGGACGCCTTCCAGCTGGGCGCCCAGGCCAGGGAGATGCCCTGCGGCCACATGTACCACCACGACTGCATCCTGCCCTGGCTCGCGCTGCGCAACTCCTGCCCCGTCTGCCGCCATGAGCTGCCCACGGAACTCGCGCCCAGCGAATCGGACCAGGGCAGCAACACCGGGGCGGAGGCTGGCAGCGAGGAGGAGACCACCGTGGGGCTCACTATCTGGCGGCTCCCCGGTGGAGGCTTCGCTGTTGGTAGGTTCGCCGGCGGCGGCAGGAGGGCTGGCGACAGGGACCTCCCGGTCGTGTACACTGAGGTGGATGGTGGATTCAACAATGGCGCTGCACCCAGGAGGATCTCATGGTCATCCAGAGGGAACCATTCCTCCTCCCAGAGGGGACCGTTCATAAGACGTGTGTTTCACAGCATGTTTGCGTGCTTTGGGCATGCCCATTCGACCAGCGCTCGAGCCTCGTCCTCGAGGTCCGAGTGGAGCTCTGTTTTCACCCGTGGGTTGAGGAGCCGCAGCACAAGCTGGACATCGCAAGATGCAATCGCCAG GAAAAAAATCTTTCGATGTAACTGCTGCAGAGTCCTGTGTTCCCCTGATTGCCTAATAATGGTTCGGGCCCTTTCCAAGTCCTGCCACTAG